Proteins found in one Kamptonema formosum PCC 6407 genomic segment:
- a CDS encoding type IV secretory system conjugative DNA transfer family protein, which yields MVQGFPIILYDKKGDQLKLHAPMAARYGYQVWVFAPGEAYSGIINPLDFMKSPQDSVMAGEIGQVINRNASSGNGKSDEFFSKAGDLLAKALLQLVKGSKYPDMAMLYAILRLPNLVKRIDYAIQSRQIDEWVATSFNQFLSAKEAEKTISGILTTAAGTFSSFIQADLLRAFLGKSDIPTKIEGRQIIVFKFAQK from the coding sequence ATGGTGCAAGGATTTCCGATTATCCTCTACGATAAAAAAGGCGATCAGCTTAAACTCCACGCACCGATGGCAGCGCGGTATGGCTATCAAGTGTGGGTATTTGCACCGGGAGAAGCCTATTCAGGTATTATTAATCCCCTCGACTTTATGAAATCGCCTCAAGATTCGGTCATGGCTGGAGAAATTGGTCAAGTTATTAATAGGAATGCGAGTTCAGGTAATGGAAAAAGTGACGAATTTTTCTCAAAAGCTGGAGATTTATTAGCTAAAGCACTCCTTCAATTAGTCAAGGGTTCTAAATATCCAGATATGGCGATGCTCTATGCAATTTTGAGGTTGCCAAATTTAGTGAAACGAATTGATTATGCTATCCAATCTCGTCAAATCGATGAGTGGGTAGCCACCAGTTTCAACCAGTTTTTGAGTGCTAAAGAAGCAGAAAAAACTATTTCTGGAATTCTAACGACGGCGGCGGGAACCTTTAGCAGTTTTATCCAAGCTGACCTGTTGCGAGCATTTTTGGGAAAGTCGGACATCCCGACGAAAATAGAAGGTCGACAGATAATTGTTTTTAAATTTGCTCAAAAGTAA